One genomic segment of Actinomycetota bacterium includes these proteins:
- a CDS encoding acyl-CoA dehydrogenase: protein AEWVTREAQQLHGGYGYTEEYAVSRYFVDARVLSIFEGADEVLALRVIARTLLGTASGR, encoded by the coding sequence TGGCCGAGTGGGTGACCCGCGAGGCCCAGCAGCTGCACGGCGGCTACGGGTACACCGAGGAGTACGCCGTGTCCCGCTACTTCGTGGACGCCCGGGTGCTGTCGATCTTCGAGGGCGCCGACGAGGTGCTGGCGCTACGGGTGATCGCCCGCACCCTGCTCGGTACGGCCAGCGGAAGATGA